A region of Oxyura jamaicensis isolate SHBP4307 breed ruddy duck chromosome 5, BPBGC_Ojam_1.0, whole genome shotgun sequence DNA encodes the following proteins:
- the SLC25A47 gene encoding solute carrier family 25 member 47 isoform X3 codes for MAPSEVAKVRMQTQRNPHPSATSAQPNSKPKYRGSLHCLKVIAKEEGFGGLYKGCSALLCRDCSSSAIYFLTYSTLCDWLTPAGKNKPGFLVVLLSGGFAGVLAWGLATPMDVLKSRMQVDESGQDKYKGLIHCARQSVREEGVKVLFKGLGLNCIRAFPVNMVVFVTYEAVLRFTDHFTNKK; via the exons ATGGCACCCAGTGAAGTGGCTAAAGTTCGGATGCAGACCCAGAGGAACCCTCATCCTTCTGCCACATCTGCCCAGCCCAACTCCAAGCCAAAATACCGAGGGTCTCTGCACTGTCTGAAGGTGATCGCCAAGGAGGAAGGCTTTGGGGGTCTCTACAAGGGCTGCTCTGCATTGCTCTGCAGGGATTGCTCTTCTTCTGCAATATATTTCCTTACCTATTCTACCCTCTGTGACTGGCTCACGCCAgctgggaaaaataaaccaG GTTTCCTGGTCGTGCTGCTTTCTGGTGGCTTTGCTGGAGTCCTGGCCTGGGGATTAGCTACCCCCATGGACGTCCTCAAATCACGGATGCAAGTGGATGAGTCGGGGCAGGACAAGTACAAGGGCCTCATCCACTGTGCGAGACAAAGCGTGAGAGAGGAGGGCGTGAAAGTGCTTTTCAAGGGTTTGGGGCTGAACTGCATTCGGGCCTTTCCTGTGAACATGGTGGTGTTTGTCACATATGAAGCTGTACTGAGATTTACGGAtcattttacaaacaaaaagtag
- the SLC25A47 gene encoding solute carrier family 25 member 47 isoform X1, which produces MRDKVGHAACGHKAAGGLSTAVGYPLDTVKVRIQTERHYKGIWHCIQETYRTEKVLGFYKGVSASVFSVSLISSVSFGTYRNFLCNICKLRYGAADAKPSKLDVSLAGGAAGAVRVVLMAPSEVAKVRMQTQRNPHPSATSAQPNSKPKYRGSLHCLKVIAKEEGFGGLYKGCSALLCRDCSSSAIYFLTYSTLCDWLTPAGKNKPGFLVVLLSGGFAGVLAWGLATPMDVLKSRMQVDESGQDKYKGLIHCARQSVREEGVKVLFKGLGLNCIRAFPVNMVVFVTYEAVLRFTDHFTNKK; this is translated from the exons ATGAGAGACAAAGTGGGACACGCTGCGTGCGGACACAAAGCAGCGG GTGGCCTCAGCACAGCAGTGGGGTATCCGCTGGACACAGTGAAG GTGAGAATTCAGACGGAGAGGCATTACAAAGGCATTTGGCACTGCATTCAAGAAACATACCGGACAGAAAAA GTTCTGGGATTTTACAAAGGGGTGTCTGCATCGGTCTTCTCAGTATCGCTGATTTCGTCCGTTTCATTTGGTACCTACAGAAACTTCCTTTGTAACATCTGCAAGCTGCGATACGGCGCTGCTGACGCCAAGCCTTCCAAGCTGGACGTTTCCCtggctggaggtgctgctggtgccgTGCGG GTTGTGCTGATGGCACCCAGTGAAGTGGCTAAAGTTCGGATGCAGACCCAGAGGAACCCTCATCCTTCTGCCACATCTGCCCAGCCCAACTCCAAGCCAAAATACCGAGGGTCTCTGCACTGTCTGAAGGTGATCGCCAAGGAGGAAGGCTTTGGGGGTCTCTACAAGGGCTGCTCTGCATTGCTCTGCAGGGATTGCTCTTCTTCTGCAATATATTTCCTTACCTATTCTACCCTCTGTGACTGGCTCACGCCAgctgggaaaaataaaccaG GTTTCCTGGTCGTGCTGCTTTCTGGTGGCTTTGCTGGAGTCCTGGCCTGGGGATTAGCTACCCCCATGGACGTCCTCAAATCACGGATGCAAGTGGATGAGTCGGGGCAGGACAAGTACAAGGGCCTCATCCACTGTGCGAGACAAAGCGTGAGAGAGGAGGGCGTGAAAGTGCTTTTCAAGGGTTTGGGGCTGAACTGCATTCGGGCCTTTCCTGTGAACATGGTGGTGTTTGTCACATATGAAGCTGTACTGAGATTTACGGAtcattttacaaacaaaaagtag
- the SLC25A47 gene encoding solute carrier family 25 member 47 isoform X2, with translation MDFIAGAIGGGLSTAVGYPLDTVKVRIQTERHYKGIWHCIQETYRTEKVLGFYKGVSASVFSVSLISSVSFGTYRNFLCNICKLRYGAADAKPSKLDVSLAGGAAGAVRVVLMAPSEVAKVRMQTQRNPHPSATSAQPNSKPKYRGSLHCLKVIAKEEGFGGLYKGCSALLCRDCSSSAIYFLTYSTLCDWLTPAGKNKPGFLVVLLSGGFAGVLAWGLATPMDVLKSRMQVDESGQDKYKGLIHCARQSVREEGVKVLFKGLGLNCIRAFPVNMVVFVTYEAVLRFTDHFTNKK, from the exons ATGGATTTCATTGCCGGGGCCATCggag GTGGCCTCAGCACAGCAGTGGGGTATCCGCTGGACACAGTGAAG GTGAGAATTCAGACGGAGAGGCATTACAAAGGCATTTGGCACTGCATTCAAGAAACATACCGGACAGAAAAA GTTCTGGGATTTTACAAAGGGGTGTCTGCATCGGTCTTCTCAGTATCGCTGATTTCGTCCGTTTCATTTGGTACCTACAGAAACTTCCTTTGTAACATCTGCAAGCTGCGATACGGCGCTGCTGACGCCAAGCCTTCCAAGCTGGACGTTTCCCtggctggaggtgctgctggtgccgTGCGG GTTGTGCTGATGGCACCCAGTGAAGTGGCTAAAGTTCGGATGCAGACCCAGAGGAACCCTCATCCTTCTGCCACATCTGCCCAGCCCAACTCCAAGCCAAAATACCGAGGGTCTCTGCACTGTCTGAAGGTGATCGCCAAGGAGGAAGGCTTTGGGGGTCTCTACAAGGGCTGCTCTGCATTGCTCTGCAGGGATTGCTCTTCTTCTGCAATATATTTCCTTACCTATTCTACCCTCTGTGACTGGCTCACGCCAgctgggaaaaataaaccaG GTTTCCTGGTCGTGCTGCTTTCTGGTGGCTTTGCTGGAGTCCTGGCCTGGGGATTAGCTACCCCCATGGACGTCCTCAAATCACGGATGCAAGTGGATGAGTCGGGGCAGGACAAGTACAAGGGCCTCATCCACTGTGCGAGACAAAGCGTGAGAGAGGAGGGCGTGAAAGTGCTTTTCAAGGGTTTGGGGCTGAACTGCATTCGGGCCTTTCCTGTGAACATGGTGGTGTTTGTCACATATGAAGCTGTACTGAGATTTACGGAtcattttacaaacaaaaagtag